From Panthera uncia isolate 11264 chromosome X, Puncia_PCG_1.0, whole genome shotgun sequence, the proteins below share one genomic window:
- the LOC125932388 gene encoding LOW QUALITY PROTEIN: olfactory receptor 13H1-like (The sequence of the model RefSeq protein was modified relative to this genomic sequence to represent the inferred CDS: deleted 1 base in 1 codon), with protein sequence MATDNATAVFEFLLIGISNYPEWKVTFFTLVLITYFSTLFGNGLIIFLIYIDPHLHTPMYFFLTNLSFLDLCYGTNSMPQALVHCFSTHPYLSYRRCLTQMSVSLVLATAECLLLAVMAYDRMIAISNPLHYSMIMNGPVCVWLVATSWGASLVLTAMLIISLPLHFCGANVINHFVCEILSLLELACSDTSLNELMILTTGIFTLLLPFGFVLLSYIRIATTVLRIRSVRGRLKAFSTCGSHLTVVIIFYGAAISMYMKPQSKSSPDQNKFISVLYGALTPMLNPLIYSLRNKDVKGAMRKIMAKRT encoded by the exons ATGGCCACGGATAATGCTACAGCGGTTTTTGAGTTTCTTCTTATTGGAATCTCTAACTATCCTGAGTGGAAAGTCACATTTTTCACATTGGTGCTGATAACATACTTCAGCACATTGTTTGGGAATGGACTTATCATCTTTCTTATCTACATTGACCCCCACCTGCACACTCCAAtgtacttcttccttactaatcTGTCTTTCTTAGACCTTTGCTATGGAACCAATTCCATGCCCCAGGCCTTGGTGCATTGTTTCTCTACCCATCCCTACCTCTCTTACCGACGATGTTTGACCCAAATGAGTGTCTCCTTGGTCTTGGCCACAGCAGAGTGCCTCCTATTGGCTGTCATGGCCTATGATCGTATGATTGCCATCAGCAATCCCCTGCACTATTCCATGATCATGAATGGCCCAGTGTGTGTCTGGCTGGTGGCTACCTCATGG GGGGCATCACTTGTGCTCACTGCTATGCTCATCATATCCCTGCCACTTCACTTCTGTGGAGCTAATGTCATCAACCATTTTGTCTGTGAGATTCTTTCCCTTCTTGAGCTGGCCTGTTCTGATACCAGCCTCAATGAGCTTATGATCCTCACCACAGGTATCTTCACCCTGCTCCTACCCTTTGGATTTGTTCTTCTCTCCTATATCCGAATTGCCACTACTGTCCTAAGGATTCGCTCAGTCCGGGGTAGGCTCAAGGCCTTTTCCACCTGTGGTTCTCATTTGACTGTGGTGATAATCTTCTATGGGGCAGCCATCTCCATGTATATGAAACCTCAGTCCAAGTCATCCCCTGACCAGAACAAGTTTATTTCAGTGCTTTATGGGGCTCTGACACCCATGCTGAACCCCCTAATATATAGCTTGAGGAACAAGGATGTTAAAGGGGCAATGAGGAAAATTATGGCAAAAAGGACATGA